In Candidatus Nitrosotalea sinensis, one DNA window encodes the following:
- a CDS encoding putative RNA uridine N3 methyltransferase, translated as MKISIAIPDSSLSEEPSKLDKTMKTAQIARACAIFRVDTIYIYKESSGSDRDRSLLRNLLRYVETPQYLRKILYPLSDDFQFAGSMSPLKISSHVQTSDPKKIKAGDVRDGVVVQYKGKKYLDVGFEQLISFYSKDEIGKRITVRFKEGYPTLSVKQIDKDEINQYWGYDVKEVSNLATFLAEWRSDIILTSRKGKPIHKTQKYFDEISNVPVLLVFGSPKKGVHEILGKHVGNIPRSHTLNFFSDQATETVRLEEAIFGILSVLNVLTRN; from the coding sequence TTGAAAATTTCTATTGCAATTCCTGATTCTTCTCTGTCTGAAGAACCATCAAAGCTTGACAAAACAATGAAGACAGCGCAAATTGCAAGAGCATGCGCTATCTTTCGAGTAGATACCATTTACATTTACAAAGAATCAAGCGGTTCTGATCGAGACAGATCTTTACTTAGAAATTTACTTCGTTATGTTGAAACTCCTCAATATCTACGAAAGATATTGTATCCATTAAGTGACGATTTTCAATTTGCGGGCAGTATGAGTCCTCTAAAGATCTCATCACATGTACAAACATCTGATCCTAAAAAAATCAAGGCAGGAGATGTAAGAGATGGAGTGGTAGTACAATACAAGGGAAAAAAATACCTCGACGTAGGATTTGAACAACTGATCTCATTTTACAGCAAAGATGAGATTGGGAAACGAATTACAGTTCGATTCAAAGAGGGATATCCTACATTGTCTGTAAAACAGATAGATAAAGACGAGATCAACCAATATTGGGGCTATGATGTCAAAGAAGTATCAAACCTTGCTACATTTCTTGCCGAATGGAGATCTGATATCATACTAACTTCTAGAAAGGGCAAACCTATTCATAAAACACAAAAATACTTTGATGAGATCTCAAATGTTCCTGTTCTTCTTGTCTTTGGCTCTCCAAAAAAAGGAGTTCATGAAATCTTGGGAAAACATGTAGGAAATATACCACGATCTCACACCCTGAACTTTTTCTCAGATCAGGCAACTGAGACAGTTAGACTAGAAGAGGCAATCTTTGGCATTCTTTCAGTTCTAAACGTGCTAACTCGTAACTAG